CCTCCAAAGGTCATGGGGTGACCCAGGGTGGGAACACCAGACCCCCTCACCCCGTGTCCACCGCCCATGGCCGGGCTCACAGTGTCTCAGAGCCGTGGTGAGCCATCCTAGGACCAGTGTACCTCACAACCTTTCAGACCAGTGAAGGCCAGTGGGCTGGGTGGTCCAGGCATGTCCCCAACGCAGGTCCAGCCATCTCTGCACAGAACTGGAATCTCGGTTCATTTCGGTTTCAGCAGGTCCCATGTAGTTAGCAGGACAGCACTTGAGTTAGGTCTGAGAAAGAACGCCTGTTTGTCATGGCATTTCCTGTAAGGAGCCCAGAGCCGTGGCCCCAGGTTGGGACGGCGGCGCCAGAGCTGGGCCTGAGTCTGACCCAACCTGTGCTGAGTGGTCCTGCTGGAATGGGAACCCCAAGAGGACCACCCCTCTCTAAAAGAAGGGAAAACAGTAAGCGAGAGGGAGGCTGCAGGGGCCCAGACCTTGGCTGACCTTCCTAGCCATGGTCTCCACCCTCCGAGACCCAGGGGCCCCGCAGTGACAGCAGGGTGTTGGGCCACACAGAGCCCGAGTAGGTAAAGGAAGGTTCTGGAAACCACTTTTCAGAACCCAAAAGGTGTCTGGGAAATGGCGTTACCTGCCACTGTTGTTAAGTGTTTACTTTGTATCAATACTgaattgttaaaaattttaatcataaaaacCAATGGAACATGTTTTTCTACTGTGTCCTTCGAGATTCTCTTATCTGGTCCTGGAAAGGGGCCGTGTGTCTGGGGAAACCTCTTGTGCACCTCATGAGGGGAGCCCGGGGGCCCACATCGGCTGGCCGAGGGCGGCCACCCCTGAAGGGTGGGGTCAGGGCCCACCCACCTCTTCACACACACCTCCGCCTGCTGGACAGTGCCTGGGCCCCACAACGGAGCACAGTCCCTTCTGCATGGGTCGCCTCCCGGGGAGAGGCATTGCTCAGGCTCAGGGAACAAACTGGGGAGGGTCAGACAGGGAGGCTGGTGGGGCACCCATGACCAGCACCCTCCAAGCTTGCTCAGCAGCCTTCCCCCTCCCActgctgtttctctttctgtctccccgtctgtctgtctttctcagtctctgtctctgcctaccagtctctctctctctctcttagtctctgtctctccctttctgtctctctctcagtctgtctctttctgtttccctttctctctccctcagtctctgtctctctccctcttagtttctgtccctctgtctctgtctcagtcTCCGTCACTCACTTCTCTCAGTCTCCCTCAGCCTCTGTCTCATGGCCGTGACCCTCCAAAGCCCATGGACACGTGGTGCCCTGTAGTGATGTGTGCAGTGATGTGTGCAGCGATGTGTGCTGACCCTGCCCTGAGTGGCAGTGTCACGGGGAGAGGTGAGTGCAGCACCCATCAGCTGTCCAACACGGTCAGTGCTGGGAGTGAACCATCAGGCACCGCCCCCCAACACAGGTGTATCCCATTCCCTGCAGCTTTCCCTGCCGCACAGGCGGCAGGGTTGCAGACAGGACACTGCAGCTCAGAGAGAGCTGGGGGCTCATCCGAGGCCATCAGGGAGGCTCCACCTCTCCCAGCCACTCTCTCCCATGGAAAGTAGGGAAGCCACCCCCGCCGGGTCCTTGGGGAGAAGGAAAGGCACAGGGAAGGGGCAAAACAGCAGCTCCATTCCTGGCCACTCGTCTCACCCCAGATGCGAGGCGAAGTGTGGGAGCGGCCCCAGAGGCCACTGTGGAAAGGGAACTGGTTACCGAGTGAGGCGCAGGGGCCTGGCCTGTTCTCTGCCCCGTTGACTGGTGGGGGAGGTGCCCAGAGCTGGGCAGTAGCCCCGCTTGGATGGTAAACAGGACCTGCCCGCTGGCCTCACCGGCCGCCAGCACGAACGCCTGCCAAGACTGGCTTTCTGCAGCATGGAGCACAGGCTTCTCTGCCCAGCCCTGCCATGGGCACGGGCTGCCTTTCTGTGTCGGCTGGGTGCCTGAGCCAAGCAGCTCCCAACGGCTGGGTGCCTGAGCCAAGCAGCTCCCAACGGCTGGGTGCCTGAGCCAAGCAGCTCCCAACGGCTGCGTGCCCCGAGGCCGGGCAGACGCAGGTGTCCCAGGACCAAAATAGCAGTCAGATGATCATAAGGCCCCGTGGCAGGGCCCCCAGGGCAGGCTGCTCACAGCTGCTGCAGCTAAAGATAGGCGTGAAGGGCACACGCCTTGGGGAAAGTCGTGGGGAGCGGTCCTGTCTCGGGCCATGGACACAATGAGGTCACTCCGCTTCATTTCTGCAGAAGCTCTGGTGTCCCACCCCCAGGTGGCCCGGCAGAGCCTGGACAGCGTGGCCCACAACCTCTACCCACTCCTGTTCAAAGCCAGCTACCTGCTGGAGCAGGCGGAGGTGACGCGCGCGGTGCTGGGGCGCTGGCCCCTGGAGGAGTTCCGGCTGGGAGCGCTGCTGGGTCCTGGTGCCGACCACCCCCAGGACCTGCGCGACAGAACCTGCAGGGCCTGCCTGGAGGCGCTGGTGCGCGGCCTCGCGGACCACGTGCTGCAGGACCGGAGCCGCCGGCGGCTGCGGGTGGCTGACCTCACGGGCATCCGAGATGTGCAGGTGCAGCGGTGCCCGTGCGGGAGGGCGCTGGGCAGGTGGGGCCGCACCCAGCTGCTGGCCAGGACCTGCTGTGAGCTGCAGGCAGAGCCCCTCGCAGCCGGGCGCCCCGTCGAGGTCCTCGCCGACCTCTTCGTCACTGAGGGCAACTTCGAGGCGGTGGTGCAGGCTCTGAGGCCAGCGGGCCCGGCCCCTCTGCGGGTGCACTGCCCCTCGTTCCGGGCGGACAGCCTGAGCCCCAGCCAGCTCCTGCACGTGCTGCGTCTGGCTGGCCCGGGTGCCCTGCGCAAGCTGGAGGTGGTGCACAACGTGCGGCTGCATGCGGGCCACGTGCAGCAGCTTCTGGCCCAGGTGGGCTTCCCCCGGCTGGCCTCGCTCACCCTGCCCACCAAGGCCTTTGATGCACCCCCCACCTACGCCTCCACTCCCGACGGCGAGGACCCCCTCCTCGCCTCCATCGCCCGGGAGCTCAGCAAGATGGCGCAGCTCACTGAGCTCAGTGTGGCCTTCTCCACGCTGACCGGGAAGATCCCGACGCTGCTTGGGTGAGTCTTGGGGAGGGGACTGAGGGCGGGCTGGTGGCTGCAGAGGCAAGGAGAGATCGTCCAGGGGCCTGCTCATGTCCAAGGCCATGAGGCTACACGGCCTCCAGCCTCTCACTCCGGGTGTGGCCACAGCCACAGGACAGCGGCCCCGCCAAGGGGCAAGAGCACCGAAAGTCAGAGCCACCAGGAAAGAAGCGGGCTGCCATGTGTGACTTAGGGATGTGGAGAGAATGccagttaaaaaaagagaatacggAAATTACCAAACAGACGAAACAGAAGTGCCTACGTGGTGTGAGGAGTTGTCTATTGTTGATGAACGACTCACCCCAACACTTGGGGGCTTCAAACAGCAAACACGATTTCAGCTCAGAAATCTGAGCCTGTCGGTGCCTTTGGCTCAGGGCTGCTGTTGGCCAAGGGTGCCATCTCATCCGAAGGCCTGACAGGGCGGGATCCTCCCAGTCTCCCTCGAGGGAGGCCTGGGCTCCATGCTGCATGGACCTCCCCATGGTGGGACAGGAGGCTTATGCAGGATCCTCTCAGCAGATCTGCgtgaaggaggcagagagggCAGCAGCTAGGAAGGGGCCAGGCCAAGGCAGCCTCAGGCAGTGGTGAGGGGGATGCCCGGCGGTGGGTCCAAGGGGGGTGCCCAGCAGTGGATCCTGGAGGGGGAGTGCCTAGCGGTGGGTCCAAGGGGGGTGCCCAGTGATGGGTCCTGGGGAACGGGGTGCCTGGCAATGGGTGCTGGGAGGGAGCCTGGTGGTGGGTCCTGAAGGAGGGGCAGCTGGCGGTGGGTATTGGGGTCACCGGGTGATGGGTCCTGGTGGGGCAACCTAGCGGTGGGTCCGGGGGGCACCCAGTTTTGGGTCCTGGGGGTGGGACCTGGCAGTGGGTCTAGGGGGAAGGGGTGCCTGGTAGGTACTGGGGAAGCACCTAGAGGTGGGTCCTCAGGTGCTGGGGGGTGCCTGGCGGTGggttctgggggctgggggcaCATGGCAGTGGGTCCTGGTGGGGCGTTTGGCAGTGGGTTTTGGGGAGAAGTGCCTGGCGGTGGTAGGGGTGCCTGGTGGTGGGTCCTGAAGTGGGGGCACCTGGTGGTGagtcctggggtggggggtggctggCTGTGGGTCCTGGGGTGGCACCAGGCAGTAGATCCTGGTGGGGGATGCCTGGCGGTGGGTCCTGAAGGATGGGGGTGCCCTGCGGTGGGTCCTGAGGGATAGAGGTGCCCTGCGGTGGGACCTTGGGCAGGGGGCATGCCTGGCGTGGTTTCTCAGGTGGGACAGGGGCACCTGGCAGTGGTCccagtcctgggtggggaggGACATGTCCTGGGCGGGACATGCAGGTGGGTGCAGGTGCAGGTGGGTGAAGAGTGAGGCAGCCTC
The genomic region above belongs to Homo sapiens chromosome 5, GRCh38.p14 Primary Assembly and contains:
- the LRRC14B gene encoding leucine-rich repeat-containing protein 14B — its product is MDTMRSLRFISAEALVSHPQVARQSLDSVAHNLYPLLFKASYLLEQAEVTRAVLGRWPLEEFRLGALLGPGADHPQDLRDRTCRACLEALVRGLADHVLQDRSRRRLRVADLTGIRDVQVQRCPCGRALGRWGRTQLLARTCCELQAEPLAAGRPVEVLADLFVTEGNFEAVVQALRPAGPAPLRVHCPSFRADSLSPSQLLHVLRLAGPGALRKLEVVHNVRLHAGHVQQLLAQVGFPRLASLTLPTKAFDAPPTYASTPDGEDPLLASIARELSKMAQLTELSVAFSTLTGKIPTLLGPLQTPLRVLDLANCALNHTDMAFLADCAHAAHLEVLDLSGHNLVSLYPSTFFRLLSQASRTLRILTLEECGIVDSHVGMLILGLSPCHRLRQLKFLGNPLSARALRRLFTALCELPELRCIEFPVPKDCYPEGAAYPQDELAMSKFNQQKYDEIAEELRAVLLRADREDIQVSTPLFGSFDPDIQETSNELGAFLLQAFKTALENFSRALKQIE